A region from the Serinibacter arcticus genome encodes:
- a CDS encoding PIG-L deacetylase family protein, translating into MDIEVSLLDDSAFERVLCVVAHPDDVEYGTSCAVAAWTSRGVEVTYLLLTRGEAGIRTLAPAETAVLREREQIEGSRAVGVTDVRFLDFPDGELTPSLELRREVARVIRDVRPDVVVTGTWELESPWGLNHVDHRVAGITVVDAIRDADNPWVFTDLTEAGLEPWAARTLLVGGHGRPTHGVDVSGEPLERGIASLEAHRVYLEAIPDHPPARPFITRMTAEQGKPLGVANGVLFHAWQM; encoded by the coding sequence CTCCGCCTTCGAACGCGTGCTCTGCGTCGTGGCCCATCCCGACGACGTCGAGTACGGGACCTCGTGCGCCGTCGCCGCCTGGACCTCGCGCGGCGTCGAGGTCACCTACCTCCTGCTGACGCGGGGCGAGGCCGGCATCCGCACGTTGGCCCCGGCCGAGACCGCCGTCCTCCGCGAGCGCGAGCAGATCGAGGGCTCCCGCGCGGTCGGTGTCACCGACGTGAGGTTCCTGGACTTCCCCGACGGCGAGCTGACGCCGTCGCTCGAGCTCCGGCGCGAGGTGGCGCGCGTCATCCGTGACGTGCGCCCCGACGTCGTCGTCACCGGGACCTGGGAGCTGGAGTCGCCCTGGGGCCTCAACCACGTCGACCACCGCGTGGCCGGCATCACCGTCGTCGACGCGATCCGCGACGCCGACAACCCGTGGGTCTTCACCGACCTGACCGAGGCCGGGCTCGAGCCGTGGGCGGCGCGCACCCTGCTGGTCGGCGGTCACGGCAGGCCCACGCACGGTGTGGACGTCTCCGGCGAGCCGCTGGAGCGCGGCATCGCCTCGCTCGAGGCGCACCGCGTCTACCTCGAGGCGATCCCCGACCACCCGCCGGCGCGACCGTTCATCACCCGCATGACGGCCGAGCAGGGCAAGCCGTTGGGCGTGGCGAACGGGGTGCTCTTCCACGCCTGGCAGATGTGA